gaaaaagaagtcgTAAGGCCCAAGCGTGCGCCCAccgaggaagaaaaagatgcagcagcacaagaagaagaagaagctcgcGATAAGGCGGCACGTCGTAAGCGCAAGAAAATTGTTCGCAAGCAAAAAGACCCCGTTAATCCAATTATGAAAGACCGCCAGCGTATAAAAAAATACACTCCCGGGACACTGCATTTGAGGCAAAACAAAATTCCATTGTGGAACTCTGTTCGTGCCATCAACGCCCAACTTCGTAAGTTCGCCGGGAAACAAGATCGCGTATCTTTCTTTGATGCCACGGATATTTTTGCCACCCGCGAAGATGGGCAGCGCTATGTGCTACAGAGTGACCGAATCAGCGCTCGTGGTCACCCGACGAATCGTGGATACATGCTGTGGTACGTTTTCGGGCTAGGTACAACACCTTCGTTCGATCGCATCTTTAACACTGTGCACTCTTTCTGTATCCACGCATCAGGGAAGACGCCATTGTGAAACGTTTGGACGACGTTCTAACCAAAATGCGACGCGATCAACCAGATCTCTTTAGTATTCCTACCTTTCAAAATGATGATGACAGCATGGACATTACGCAAGAAACTGGAGATGGGTATTCCGCGGAAGGCGACGATTTTGAGGACGACGCTTTCGGCTACCAGGAGGACGATTTTATTGCAGAAAACAGGGAAGTCGATAGCGAAAACACTGGATCGTCAGAATTTGCGCCGCCGAAGGATGGCGGTGTCCCGGACAGTATGGATGATGAACGTAGTGATGATGTGTAAGAAGGTTCTCTTTGACGGTTGGCACAATGCAATTTCTTTAGTAGTGATCTTTTTCTTGTGGATACATATCGTAGTCCGTGCAAACGAAAGATTTGAAACACTTCAGGGAGACGATGATTACGTGCCATACTTCTAAATATGATCACTCTAAAAAGGCGCACACACAAAGGATGCTTCGATTTTACAGACTGACATGAAAAACATATGTAAAAGAATCAACGATCTCTAGCAGATGGAGTGGAGAACAAGGGACTGCCGGTACCTCAATTCCAGCACTTTAGCAACATCCAGGCTTTTGTCCCTCCCTTTTTTCACCAGCTGACGACAAATTCACCGTTCGATGATCTCCAGCAGCGGAAGCACTGTCTGTACTCGGAGCTCCTCGAATGGAAGGGGTGCCTTCGAATTCATCGATTCTCTTGTGCTTGATGGTCGTCGCAAGTGCTGTAAACGTTCTTTCGACGTTGTGACCCGTCAGGGCTGAAGTCTCAAAGAACTGCACACCGTATTCGTCCGCAAGCAGCTTGCCCTCGTCGTACGTGACGACCCGGTCGTTGTCAAGATCACTTTTGTTTCCGCATAGGACAATGTCACAGTCCGGTGGTGCTCTAGTTTTGATATCTCGCATCCACCCGATGACATGGTCAAAAGAAGGGCGATTAGAAATATCGTAAGTGAGTACAAAACCATCGGCACGGCCAAAGAAATTCGAAGTCAAACTACGAAAGCGCTCTTGCCCTGCTGTGTCCCAGAGCTGCAACCGCATTTGGGCGCCCTCGATCTGTAACAAACCAAATCGGAGCGTCAGATAGGGGCATAAAGAGACTTCCTTGCTTCCACTTTGGACACGTAAATCATACCTTCACCATTTTATCTCTGTAGTCAACACCTATCGTCGTTACAAACTTTGTCGAAAAGACATTTTGGTCAAACCGTAACACTAAGGACGTCTTTCCACAAGCCGAATCTCCGACCATCAACAACCTGTGTGGATTCGAAGAGCATAAGAGTGAGACTCCCGCGCCTTTCTGATGTGAACAACCGATTTATCTCGCCGCACAACTGTTGCAAGACAGAATTGTCCTTCTCGAGATCTTTTCTCTTTTGGCTAGCCCGCAACTACCTTCACAGGAACCAAGACATACCTGACGATATAGGCGCCTTTGGCACCCAATTGAAGCGGACGCGGTTGGCCTCCGTTGTTTTCCATGGTGCCTTCGCTCGTTTGTGTTGGCGGAGTGTTTGCTGCTGTCAGAAATTCGAAATGGAGAAGAAATAACGGTTATATAACGTTGACCAGTGCAAAACCATAGTTTGACATAAGTAAATAGCAATGAGAACGGGAACACAGCGGACACGCCAGCCATCCTATCGTGTGGAAAAAGCCGTCTAGTTTCCATCGCTCCTCACCTCGATCATGGCGACCTTCCCGGCCCTGCTTACCTTCCTTTCCCAGTTTGGCTTGTCAGAGCTAACAGAAAGGGAACCCTGTACGGAGCTGCACCGGTTTGaatggagaagaaaaaaCTCGAGAACAAACGGAAGAGGTCTttcgactgacagtgacacaATCTGCAGAGTCAACGGCCTTTGTCTCTCGCTGTTATGGAAAAATGAGAAATTCTAAATTGAAAGTCTGGAACGACAAAATTTCCGACTTACCTTGTTCTATGTCTTACTCGGAAAATGGCGATTGAGGAACCGACACCAAATAGGAATCTGGCATCTCTTGTCATCATCACCATTTTATGTATGCCAGATCGCATTTCGGAACTGTGACGGAATCGCTACCGATTTGGACCGGTagtgtcactgtcaactcCAGTCCCCGCAAACAAAATTGCCTTTGTAAACACGGGACCTTCTGGACCCAGGCGATAGTCGAAACATAAGTAAGTGCAGCGCTGATCGACTGGAGAAAGTATACGGAGACCTTGCCACCCTCGTTGCTCGCATGGAGTTCAGCATATTCTTTTGAGCTGTACACTGGTCTAGAAAAATTGCAAACCTAAAATGGACGAGAAAAGTGAGACTAGTGCTGCTTCCAGCTGGCGAAGCACTTGGGACGACGAAGTGGAGGGGGCATATCGATCTCGCACACCACCAAATCATCCGCCGCAGGTTTTCTCGTTTATGCAGCAACAAGGGGGGTTGTCGGGATTGTCACCGGATTCGCTCGAGCCCGACGGCAATATGACGGACCAGAACATTGCGATTGAAACCAATTCTGCGTCGGTCCCTGCAGATCAGGAGCGCCAGATTCTACTTCTCATGTTGCTGGCACAAGTCTGTGCCCTTCACGACCCTACTCCGCGAACATTCACTGTCCACGTACTAGAACTTTTTGAAAGGGGAATTCTAGATCGCCAATCGAttcactttttgtttgatCTCGGGTTGGTCCCTTCGTCTTCCCCGTCCAGGTTTTTGTCGTCCAATGCGAATATACATGGTGATCCATTGGCAGAtcaaggagaagaagaatccAGTAAACAGACTGCCATAGCGCTTTCAACAAAACCATTCTATCGTCAAAGATCACTCGAAGCATCGGCAATTCGGTCTTCGCTCGAACACGAGGAACGGCAGAGAGTTACGACAAACTCCGCGACCAAGTCGGACCCGTATGTAGCAGCAACAACCCTGCCGTGGTCTGCGGAGCATCACCCTCTATCTTTGTCACGGTATAAACGGGAATTTGATGAAGTAGGACTACTGTCATCTGGATCATTTGGACAGGTATTTCGAGCGACGAATAAAATGGATGGGTTCAACTACGCAGTAAAACGAGTTCCATTCAACGCCACTGGCTTTTCCAGTGATTCAGTACAGCAGGTTGTCCGAGAGGTACATTGTCTTGCTGTGTGCGATCACCCTAATGTGGTCCGATATTATACAAGCTGGCTGGAGCCGAGTTGGATGACTGGGAGTGGAACATCGAACGCAATATCTGATCTGAATAATCATCCGCGCCTTCTTGCGGATATTGAGAGTGCCTTTTCGGGCGACAATCCACAAAGGCTATCGGACACGTTACAAGCGTACTTTCAGGATCCCGTTTTTAGCGATCGTCCGCGGCGGAGATTCTCACTGGATGGTTCAAACGCTGGAGATACAGAGGAATTTAGTTTGTGGACCATTGACCAGACTCAGGACGACTCGGTCATCGGTATGAAATGGCATCGACGAAGTTTACGTCATCCCTCTAATTCAAATCAGCTTTCACAAAAGTCAGGTAGagcacgaaaaggaaaaaaagCCGCGGGGCCAAGCTACCAATACCAAATATGTTTGTATATTCAAATGCAATTGTGCCACCCTGCAACACTGGCCGACTGGATTCGTGAGCGCAATCGAAAGCTTCACGACGAACATGCTGGAAACCGTCTTGTTTTTGCCGCCGATATTTTTTCTCAGCTTTGCGACGGTTTGGCGCATGTGCATTCGAAAGGGATTGTTCATCGCGATTTAAAGCCTGCAAACGTTTTTGCCAGCCAAGACGAAAAGGTGCAGTTCAAGATTGGGGATTTTGGACTTAGCAAGATGATTGAGTCGTTACAAACAAACAAGGGCGCGAACCAAGGGAAGGGATGGAAAGCATCACAACCGCTACACTTGTTACTCAAGCATGGAGAGGCAGCTTTTTTGTATGATTCTCAGATAGAAAGAACTTGTGGGAACGACACATGGCGCGACCCGTTAACAGCGGGAGTTGGCACAGCATCGTATGCTGCCCCTGAGCAAGTTTCCTCTGGGTCTTATGGGAAGGAAGCAGATATTTTCAGTCTAGGATTGATTTGATTGGAGCTTTTGTGCTGCTTTTCAACCGAGCATGAAAGAATTCAAACTTTTCACGACTGTCGGTACCAGCGAAGTCTTCCCCTCGACCTTGAACAGTATTCGTTGGTGTCCGACGTTATTCTGAAATGTACCGAGCCCGACCCAAGACGGCGACCTACTGCAGCGGAACTTTGTAGCTTCAATATAAACCCTGAGACCGCAGAAAATAGTCGAAATCCAAACGACGTGGAAGCGCTACTTAGGAGGCAATTGTCGCAGAGAGACGCTGAAATCGAGAAATACAAAACTTCTATCGAAGAGCGAGATCATGCTATTGCCAGCCTCCGTCTGGAAATTGAGGCGTTAAAAAGAAAGGCTCCGTTCACATTCCGAGCAGGACCCTTTGACAAGGCTCATTCTGATTTTGTAGGGGTTTCCAAATCATTTTCATCGCAAAGCAGCAGTAGTGATGAGGGTTTGTAAGCACAGGATAGGTGCATCTCGCGCACAAAAGAAACTGCACAGTAAGAGCTCACTCACTCTATGATTTTAGAAATTCAACTATCAGCTTTTTCTGCCTCAAACTGACGAAAGAGACGTTTAAACTCTTCCAAAGTAATCTGTCCATCCTCGTCTACATCGACGAATTTGAGTAGAGCACGAATCTCGTCCAAAGGAAAGTCGGGATCCATGCGGTGCATTAATCGTCGCACCTCATCGAGATTTAAAGACCCTGAGCGGTCGATGTCTGCGTCATgaaaagcagcaacaataTCCTCATCGTTAAATCCTCTCTTATTTCCAAGAGAATACGCCTTCACCGCTTTTTTGAACAGCCGTTTACGACACATGTTTCGCAGAGATGATGCCATTTCCGGCGACGACTCCACAACTGCCAAAAAGTCTTCGCCCTTCATCTCATGCAATCGACACGCCTCTGACGAGCACGTCACAGTGGAACTAAAAATCAAAGTAGAAATTAGACGCTGACAATCGAACAGTACTTGGTGATGGGAAAAAGCACTTACGATCGAGTTCTTTGAAACAATAGAGAGGACTCCCCGAACGAGTCACCACCAACGTATTTATGGACAATGTTTTGGCCATGAGAAACCTCAAACTCTCCCCCGTCATGGTCATCTACGCGAAACATGGAAGTACCGAAATCCCCTTCTTTGTACACAACCTCGCCTTTCTTGTATGTACGAACTCGGACGTTCTTTTGAAGCCGCAAAAGGTTCTTGGCATACATTAGACTTCGAGCACGCCATTTCAAACGTAGTTCGTTCTTGGCGGCTGCACTGGCGCCAATATAGCGATCGAATTCTTCTCGCTTTATTTCAATTACATCAACTGGGGTTGCGCATTTTGCGGACGTAAACCTACTGTTTTCAGTATCCAAAAGGCTTCCTTCCCCGAAGAAGTCTCCACTGCGAAGGATTGCAACAAGTTGCCCTTTTCTTGTTTGTATCTCAACTTTTCCCGAGCTCAAAAAGTACATTGCATCCCCACGGTCACCGGCATGAAAAACGAAGTGACCACGAGGAAAGTGTTTTTGGTTGAGACCAGAAAAAAGTTTGTTAAATTGGGACAGGGATATGGTAGCGTTGACGGAGGCGTCGATTCCGTCGTCGCTGTTACTGTTTTGAGTTGCGATGAAGTCCCGTGTGTCGCTGGGAGAGACAATCGAACCAGTGCGTTCAGCAGTCACACGAGCTAAGGCATCGGATGTCACAAAGCCTTTCCCTTCTGCATCGAAGACGTCGAAAGCGCGTTTCAGAATGTGTGCTGAACTATCGTCCTTCAAGGAGAGTTTTGTTTTGACCTTCGCTTCGGAAAGTCGAACATCGGAGTGTCCCTGACTGACAAGCACAGCAAACATGCCGGCCTCCAATTTATATCGGAGATCCTTGAACCGGGAAAGCTTTTTATCAGAGTCCAggattttctctttcaaagCCGTCTCTCCCCTTACCCAGGGGTGCTGCAACATTTCATAGGCGGTAATTCTCTTAGCCGGATCTCTTTCCATCAGTCTCAAAATAAGATCCCCAGCGGATTCAGACAGATGACCAACAAGCTCTCGAGAAAAGGGGGGTTCAGGGTTTTGCCGGATATGATCGGCGATCTCGTCATCTGTACTTACGCCTTTGACATCAAAGGGATGAACACCGGTGAGCATGATATAAAGAATCACGCCAACGCTCCACATATCCATCTGAAAACGATAAAGCAGAGGTTGTGAGAATGAAATTTGAGCACACACATAGGTATAGATGAGACCGGTAGCAACGTACGGCTGAATCGGCGACTGAACGCTCTTCGAACCTTTCGGGTGGCCAGTATGCCGTAGTTCCAGTAGACGATGCGCTTTTCAAAGCCAAAGCCGACTGATCGCGAGCTACTGACGgctcttcatcgtcggcaTTATCTTGTTGAACCACTGCGCAGCCAAAATCAATCATCTTGATCGTTCCGTCCATTCTGTTCTTCGTTGATAGCAACAAATTCTCAGGTTTAAGATCGGCATGAACCACACCGACTCCATGAAGGAAAGCCAATGCGCTGGCCACCTCGTACATCAATCTTGCAGCATCTGCCTCGCTATATGCACCATAATGAATCAGGTGCTCGAACATTTCTCCTCCAGTGACTAGGTCCAAGATTAGATAGTAAAAGTTATGGTCTTCGTACATATCTCGGAGTCCTGATATATTGGGATGCCCTCCGTTGTCAAAAATTCGTAAAAGGGCGTCTGTTTCAGTTTTGAAGGCCGAGGAATTGGTATATCTGCGAGATATCTTCTTGAGAGCAACCTTTGGGGAGATACGTGAGACCGTTGAGAGTAGCATTCACGAGTGAAGGCAATCCCCACGTGTTGTGTGCTTCTCGCTTCCTTACCTTTTCACCCGTTGCCGCTAAACGAGCAGGATGGACCGAACCATAAGCACCTTCTCCCATGACTGTCTTCCAGTCTACCCTGTACTTCTCGTTGAGATCTCGACCTCTGATAGACCGCATTCGATGCAGCATAACGTTCCGTGGTTGAGTGTTCGCCCTTCGAGGCTCACATTGCGAAGGATAAGGGCGCCACGGCATTGTATTCCGGCTGCCATCAGGCCTCTCATCCGAGCGTTCTAATGGCGACACATTCCAAATCATGAATCCGGTAGCAGCAATCGCCATTGAAAGTGTAGCCAAATCAACCattgatgaaaatgattCGGTCCCATCCGTTTTTGTCCGCTCTGTCGCGAAAGCCGGGACCccgattcttttccaagcATCTTGTTTTCTCTTAAGTATTCGGGTAGATAAGGAGGTACATTGATGACACCGTAATGCTAATCGTAGTGTCGAACGAGAGGTACTCATTCTCCGGTCTACTTCGCAGTTTGACGAGTACTTGATACTATGAGAAGTGCCATTGGTGTTGGAACAAGACACGGAAATATTCCGCGCAAAgatgaaaaaaaaacagtCCCGATTTCATTTCGCTGAAAAAAGTTCGTTGTTGCATCTGTGTCGTATTGATGTCCAAttcaagaaaatgaaattttATTTCAAGCCTACCATACTTTCTAGAATGAGAAAAAGCCGAATTCTACCCGTAGTCGTAGAAGAGTCTAAGAACAGTGGCTACACCAACATCTCCACCAACAGTGAAGGAATATCCTGTGGCCTATGGACTATGGAGGATACCGATCTTGACTCCAAATATCCCAATTACTTCCAGACATTATTTACATCCGCAGGAATCGTTACTACGATCTCGTGATCCGTTTCCAGAAGCCCGTTTTTCAAAAACACTTGGCAGCCCAGTCTAGATGTTTCGCATGGCTCGAACGCGAGATCTAACATGTCGAGTTCCGCCTCGCAAGGCGGTGGCAAAACAGTGAATGTTTTTTCATCCAAGTATACGTGACAAGTACAGCAGCTCATTTGGCCACCGCATGTTCCTTCCATGTACTCGCCAAGAAGTTCCTCGCCTGCTGCGCTTTTAGCGACATCCAGAACCGACTGTCCCTGTCTCCACTTTAATTGAAAGGTAGTTGAATGGTGGGGAATAGTAAACGTTACCAACTTGGACGGTCGTATTTTCGCACTCCGCTTGCGATTTCGATCTGCTTCGACCGCTTCCGACAACGCCATTAGTCCCGCTTTACCAAAGGCTTCGACTTGTGAAAGTTTCATTTCCTTGCCGTACACGGATTGCAAGGCCTTCAGAATTCCGTCATGCAATTGTGAATCGATGCGGTGGGTTTCTGCCAGGTAAGTGCTTATTTCGTGATCAGGTCCTTCCTCTTTCGATGTTGACAAAAATCTACTTAATTTTCGACTGCATCCGATAGACTGAACCCAACCATTGGTGGCGCCATTGGCTTGTTGGATTtgtactaactgtaaactatTCCGAAACGAGATCAACCCCTCGAGTGTCGGCAAAAGTCGGATTCCTGCGCGAGTAAGTGAAGAAAAACGAGTCAAAATCATGCTATGTTCCATTCAGGACTAAACGGAATTTACATGAACATGGCAAAAAGGAAGATCAACCCAAAACCTTGCCCTCTCGACGCAAGATAGTCGTGGTTCTTGGCCGTTTTCACGGTTGGATCTGCtcgagaaaagaaaaaggcgagGCTTTTCTGTTTGTGTACGTCGTCTCCCATGCTGGATGCGAACCAACCAGCTCTCGATTGTGAAATATTGATTTTTAATTGGCCTCAAAAGCTCATTGTAATTGAAGTTCCAGTAGTATTTTTATCGCAAAGGACATTCATTCCTGAAGCAGAAAATCGCTGCTCTCCGCTCGTTTACGACAGCAGCTTTCCGGGATGTAAAATTTCATGAATTGCGCCTGTATACAGCAAACCGGGTCCCCCAAGAGTGCTTCCGGGAAAATACAAACAAATCGCGAAGGGCTATCGACATTCGTACCTTCGAGGACGATCTGTCAAGGTACAGTCAAGCAGTACAGAAAATCATCCTTAGCAGATCTTCTGTCTACATTTCTTGGAACCATGGCAAAGACTGAAGAAGAGCTTGACTCCGGTCCCGACGAAGGGAGTCTTCTCGTCCTTCCTCCCGACGATAAAAAGTCCTCGCTAGCAAAGACCCAAATGATGAGTCAACGAACGATGAAGTGGACACAAACCAAGACGCCGGCGACCTCGGTTGGGAAAGCTCTCATGGAGCAAACGCAAGGATACAACAAGGCTATCAAAGGCATTCATGTTTCCAAGATCACTTCACGGGGAAAGTTTCGCTCGCGCATTTTGACCGTTAGTCACGATCGCTTCGCCTTGTTTTGCACCCATCAATCTATAAAAGGTGGATCGGGATTTCTTTCAACGATGGCTCGGAAGCTGCCTGTACCATTCATAACTCGTAAGGGTGTTCGAGGTTTCACCCAGCCCGAGGCATTGCGAGACAAGTACGTCCGCTACATCGATATCGCAGACATTGATTCGGTTCAAGTGGGTGTTGTAGGAACTCAGAAATTAGAAGCCGCCAGGGAACACAATCGCCTGAAAGGAAAAGATTCCAGGGTGGATATCCATCGAAACGAGATTGTTACAATTGTCCACCATGGCCACGATTCCTTGGATGTGCTCATTACCA
The Phaeodactylum tricornutum CCAP 1055/1 PHATR_bd_25x34 genomic scaffold, whole genome shotgun sequence genome window above contains:
- a CDS encoding predicted protein encodes the protein RYKREFDEVGLLSSGSFGQVFRATNKMDGFNYAVKRVPFNATGFSSDSVQQVVREVHCLAVCDHPNVVRYYTSWLEPRKKAAGPSYQYQICLYIQMQLCHPATLADWIRERNRKLHDEHAGNRLVFAADIFSQLCDGLAHVHSKGIVHRDLKPANVFASQDEKVQFKIGDFGLSKMIESTCGNDTWRDPLTAGVGTASYAAPEQVSSGSYGKEADIFSLGLI
- the PtRabX1 gene encoding predicted protein (rab-type small GTPase, ortholog of T. pseudonana TPS_105101), producing MENNGGQPRPLQLGAKGAYIVRLLMVGDSACGKTSLVLRFDQNVFSTKFVTTIGVDYRDKMVKIEGAQMRLQLWDTAGQERFRSLTSNFFGRADGFVLTYDISNRPSFDHVIGWMRDIKTRAPPDCDIVLCGNKSDLDNDRVVTYDEGKLLADEYGVQFFETSALTGHNVERTFTALATTIKHKRIDEFEGTPSIRGAPSTDSASAAGDHRTVNLSSAGEKREGQKPGCC
- a CDS encoding predicted protein, yielding MGDDVHKQKSLAFFFSRADPTVKTAKNHDYLASRGQGIRLLPTLEGLISFRNSLQLVQIQQANGATNGWVQSIGCSRKLSRFLSTSKEEGPDHEISTYLAETHRIDSQLHDGILKALQSVYGKEMKLSQVEAFGKAGLMALSEAVEADRNRKRSAKIRPSKLVTFTIPHHSTTFQLKWRQGQSVLDVAKSAAGEELLGEYMEGTCGGQMSCCTCHVYLDEKTFTVLPPPCEAELDMLDLAFEPCETSRLGCQVFLKNGLLETDHEIVVTIPADVNNVWK
- a CDS encoding predicted protein — translated: EDIVAAFHDADIDRSGSLNLDEVRRLMHRMDPDFPLDEIRALLKFVDVDEDGQITLEEFKRLFRQ
- a CDS encoding predicted protein codes for the protein MLLSTVSRISPKVALKKISRRYTNSSAFKTETDALLRIFDNGGHPNISGLRDMYEDHNFYYLILDLVTGGEMFEHLIHYGAYSEADAARLMYEVASALAFLHGVGVVHADLKPENLLLSTKNRMDGTIKMIDFGCAPYVATGLIYTYVCAQISFSQPLLYRFQMDMWSVGVILYIMLTGVHPFDVKGVSTDDEIADHIRQNPEPPFSRELVGHLSESAGDLILRLMERDPAKRITAYEMLQHPWV